In the Chaetodon trifascialis isolate fChaTrf1 chromosome 12, fChaTrf1.hap1, whole genome shotgun sequence genome, GCCAGTGGCCAGGCTCACCCCAGGTCTCAGGGCCTTCTCCTGGGGCAAGGATCCATGGGATGTCCCCAGGTAACCCATCGCTGCACTCGCCTATCCCAGACCCTCATTCTCCACGTGCTGGGACCAGTAAGTGTTTTTATCTTTGTGTTACTTCATTAATACTGAAATCCCTTTTtctattgttattatcattattgttatttgtattattattgtgaCAAAGATATGTTTTGTATTCAGTAAGAaacttgtctctctgtctctggtctaGGTTCACAAGTCATGCCTACCAGTATGCCTCCACCCCGCAAGCTACCTCAGCGCCCCTGGGCTGCCTCCATTCCTACCATCCTCACCCACAATGCCTTGCATGTGCTTCTGCTCCCCTCACCCACTCCCTGCCTGGTGCCAGGCCTGGCAGGAAGCTACCTCTGCTCACCGCTGGAGCGCTTTCTGGGTTCAGTTATCATGAGACGACACCTACAGAGAATCATCCAGCAGGAGGCCAACGTGAGTGTTGCACAAAATATCCTGATTCGGTGGTGGACACTCATGTGTTCCTAACTTCCCCTCCTCTGTCAACTCTCCTCCAGTTATCTATTGTGAACTCTAATGAACCGGGGGTGATCATGTTCAAGACGGACGTGCTGAAGTGCCGGGTGGCTCTCAACCCAAAGAACTACCAGACGCTGCAGCTCAAAGTCACTCCAGAAAACACTGGTCCCTGGTCTcaggaggagcttcaggtacTGGAGAAGTTCTTCGAGACGCGGGTAAGTACAAACAGTGTTCATGTACGTACATAGTTTAGAGTTTGACATGAATATAagtattttgcatttgtttgaacTGATCATAATTGAAAATATTGTACTATATTAGAAAAATTTAAACTCATAGGAACACATGCCTGCACTCATGATATTATTCCTCTGAGCCATCTTCTGTCGTCCTCTGTCTAGGTTGCTGGTCCTCCCTTCAAATACAACACTCTGAATGCCTTCACCAAGCTGCTGGGGGCGCCCACTAACATCCTCAGGGACTGCGTGCGCATCATGAAGCTCGAACTGGTGGGCAGCTGTTTCTTTTATGCGGTTGTTATATGCACGTATTGAATCGTGATTGTGTCTGAGCCTCATCTATGAAATATGTTCAATATATGTTTTTCCACAAAAGtagaaaatgacttaaaatcGCTTAACGTCACCTCTACACTTGTtagaaaatgcaaattcaagAATTTCTGAATatgcaaactgaatatcttgattcatttttccactttcataTAAACATTTCCAttgcctctgtctttctttgcagTTCCCTGACCAGGCTGCACAGCTGAAGTGGAATGTCCAGTTCTGTCTCACCATCCCTCCCAGTGCTCCCCCCATTGCCCCTCCTGGAACCATCGCTGTGGTGCTCAAGTCCAAGATGCTCTTCTTTGTAAGTCTAAGTAGAACCTCACCATTAGCACTTCACAGCCAGGACACAAGCTGTATACCTGCGTAGCATCAATTGAAACGCTAAGACCAACTGGCCCCCGTGTGTTTGGTCTCTTTTGCCTCACAGTTGCAGCTGACCCAGCGCATCCCAGTGCCCCAGGAGCCAGTGAGCATTATTGTGCCCATTGTGTACGACATGGCCACAGGCCTCACTCAGCAGGCCGACATCCCCCGGCAGCACAGCTCATCAGGGGCCGCAGCGCTCATGGTCTCTAACATCCTTAAGAGGTTCAATGAACTGCATCCTGCCAGACAGGGTGAGACTAGAAGAACACTCAAAAACTGGTTTCAACCGAATATTCGGTTTTATCTCTTCATGAAAAACGCCTTCGCTaactcatttttctgtcttcctgtcaggTGAGTGTACGATATTTGCTTCTGTTCATGAGCTGATGGCCAACCTCACTCTACCCCCTGGCACCCGCCAGTAGAAACAACTAATTCAGAGGCAGCACTGGAGCTCAACTGGATTCCCTTTGAGGCCGAGGATggagaaacaagaaaaagagaggctACTATGGTCCCAAGATGTCAAACTCCAGCATGCATCCTCTGCATCAGCCACTGGACTGTTGACCTGATGTATAATTGCTGTTCTGAATAGGGTTAATGTACAGTTGATTGTGGGAGGGGTTGATGCAAAAGGatataaatgttatttttttcctccaggtgCACTTGTAAACAAGATTATCTATTGAAATTAAGGTTGTTTACGAAAATATGTACATTGTTGTATATTTGAGCGTTGAAAAGAATCAGGTGAGTTTGACTTTTGCtagaaaaatgtctttgtttccttttccttctttctttttataaCACAAGACTATTATTATAGTATCAGGAGATATATTACCTAGCACACTATTTAAATGTTATCTTGCCTTTACTTCCTCTGCGTTTTTATTTGAACCTTTTCACTTTGGATACTGTAAAACTGTGACGAACTTTATAAGCCAGTTGTATTTTATTAAGACCTATTTTGAGTCCTTATGGAAGGATTTGCGACATTGTGTCTGACTTTGCTATTTAATAAACCAAGCCCGGAGTTGGTTTGTGCTTTGAGGATCTTCCACTGGCAGTGCAGCAATGGTCAGatcatttacttcagtaaaagtatcaaTAGCATGCCATAAAAATACATACACCTAAAGTATCACAAAGTTAATACCCTTAATGCAGAATTGCCCCGTCTCTCCATTCGCCTGTGCTGATAAatgtgttttagttttgttgGTGCATTAATATAAAAGGGGTGCTTTAATGTTGTGGTGTGTTCAGGAGCAACACAATATATAAGACATTTACACCTTGATTTGAATCTGAAAGGTAATAAGTAGCTGTGATGAACACGCTGTTACTGCTACTACTTTGATAAGGAAATAATCATTTGATGTAATTTTCCAGTGAGAATGTCAATTGTTTCCTAATTCCAGCTTCTCCTAAGTGATCGGAAACGGTATATTTCTGCATTTTAGACTGTAAGCTGTTACTGTGATGGTTGTTTTTCCAATGTTTCTTGACAGTAtatagaccaaacaattgaGAAGATAAATCAGCAGATTAGTcagcagtgaaaaaaaacaTAGTTAGAAAAATGTAGTGGACTGAAAGTCACAATATTTAGTATAATTTCCTTTAATTTCCTCCACTTTATTAAGGTGTGTTTGGTTGATGGTCCTGGATCAAACCTGTGGTGAAAACCTCTGCTTTAAAGCAGCATCCTCTCCAAGTGATGCTCCCAGCCTCATCTCTAAAACATGACATCATTCACAAAGGCcagtcctcagtgtgtgtgtgagcgagcgtgtgtgtgagcgtgtgggTGTGAGGGGTGTTCAAAACTGAAAATCGCAGACTGTGACTGCACGGCTGCTGTTGCTAAAGGCGTGTGCATTGTTCgtctttgtgtgcgtgcgtgtctgtgtgtgtttttttttttttttcaattacaTCGAGCTTTCAGCAGCTCCATGGATCATCCGGAGGAAGAGGGTGTTTTCTCCACCTTGCGGCTGCGTGTGAGCATCGTCACCTGCGAGGAAACGACGAATTACGGATAAAGAAACATTCTGTCGGCGTTCCTTCGCCCCGCCTGAGCGACCGACACTCGAACGCACCCTCTGCGATAGATAGCTCCGACCAAATGcgatcaaacaaacaaacagacaactATCTATTGTACTCTAGCCTCATCTAGGCTGCTGCCTCTGCCTTCCTATGGCTCGCACCAGCGGGACGCATTCAGGAGAGCAGTGAGGTAATCACCGCCGGGTCCGGTCAGACATGGCAGTGAGCGCGTCAGAGCCGCTCTGTCAGCCGTCCGCTTACCACGAAGCTTTCAAAGGTAAGTCCAATTATGACACACTCTTTCATGTCAGGTGGTGGCAGCGTTATGTTGAaatctttctgctgtttggatgAAATGGCATCTTGGGAGCAGCGCGCCCCTCAGGAACGGACTCATCTCGGCGCTCTAACCACTCCCCTCCGGTCCGGTCAGCCCTGAATCTCTGTCCTCCCGTGGACCTGTAGCACAGGTGGCACAGGCGCGGTTTTTTATGGGCTGGAGAGGTGTGTTTATGAGGGTGTGAGGGGGCGGCTGTCAGAAAGGCCTGCTGATTTGGCTGCTGTGTGCTCAGTGGAGTTGCAGGTGAAGAGACCGCTGATGCCTGTCCAGCTGAGTCCAGAGCAGGTGGGAGTGGAgatgttgtgtctgtgtgggcaACTGGACCTCCTCATCAGGGCGCAGATGCAGCAGGTAGGATGACGTGAGCGCTGCGTGCGTCACTCCCACCACCTGAACTCACGTTCATCTCCTCCACTTTCTCCCCAGTCTACATCAATTCTCAGCTGtcaagtgaaattaaagtaaaagtCATACCGAGAACTAATCAGCGCCTTCCTTGTAGCTACATCTCCATCAGCTGAGCCAAAGCAAACGAACAGGCATGTTGGAAGTGTAATGCATCAACTAATGCACCACACACGCCCTTTAGATGAGAGTTAATCAGCACCGGGTGTGCATTAATCACATCTGATCATGTGGGCCATGAATcttgaggaggaggatgacaagAAATGCACTTCACAGAGGGCTGATGCACAAACTGATGTCCACACAACAACAATTAGGACGTGCACGTGCATATTCTAccatctttcatttgttttcagcagtATTTCCTTTAgttttaaacaaaataaaacttttctgTACATTTGTAATATAATTCATCAAAGTGCATGGATGAAAGGAACACCTCAACTTGTTGAACATTAACATCTTAAACATATGTCTCAATACCCCAATAAACTGTTGTTTATACGTGTGCAGTCTGTCCTGCTGTTGCTCCTCCTTTTATTCTGTGGCATTAATCGTAGTTTCTATGGGACAGTTCCAGGAGCAGTTAGGACAAGGCTGTAGCCCGGAGGAGTCAGACACTTTCCAGGCCCAAGGTCAGTGTGGCAGAGTGTTTGTTATGATTTGGATAAGCTTCTGTATGatttttttgtcctgttttcttaAAGGATCAGAGATTCTTGACCAGATGCTGCAGTGCCTTGAACATCTACCAAAGCCTATGCCACAGCTGGAGGTATCACATCTCACATCACTGTCCAAACAAAACTGCATGCCATGTAATAGCAGAGCACTCACTTCACTTATCTCCCTAAAAGAACTGAAGCTAAGACAGTGGAAGTGCTGCATGTTGTACCATTGATCAGAGGGTTCATGTGTTTCCTCAGGACTACCTGGACATGGTGGGTCTGTCGGCAATGTTCCCTCGTGTGGAGGTGTTCCTCATTCAAGGCAGCCCAGTGGACATGCTGGAGAGGCCGCCAATGGACGGTAAGAGATCCAGCTGAAGGGGGTCCATGTTTATTCCTAGCCAGGAGGAAGAAGCATGTTTCAATCTCTACTGTTTTTGAAGACAGACTTGATTTGCTTGTAatactttgcagattaagattttacaagGAAATGTCTTTTGtatatgatgcattgttatacAGCAGATTAAATGAGCCTTTAGCTTATAAAGTATTTAACACCGGCTCTGTCTTGACAGTCCACAACATTGAATGCTCTTTACATATTAATGCATTAGTATTAATAAGtgtaataaaacactgacaggagcGATTATTCCgagtacttttgatactttaaatacatttttctaaCACCTCGGCACGTTTACTCAAGTAAGATTTTGAATTCGATTTAGAGCTTTTATTTCTAAGGAactttgtttctgcttttactGATGGAGCTAAATTTCCTTCCACCACGGGTTATAGCAAGGTAAAAATATGTGTTCTCTCCACACTTTTATATTCATGTGGATGTATAACATAACAATGACAGAGAAGAGGTGCtggtgcttcttcttcttctgcagaatACTTCTTCCACATTGCCAGACTGAACCAGCTCCTGGTGCTGAGTCAACAGCTAGAAGAAGATATCAGGCACCTTGGAAGTCATAAATACATCGCCCACCAGCTCTCGGTTATATATGTAAGGAGAATAAACCACATGTATCACATTCAGCATCaccttcagctttttttttctattatgCATCaacctctgtgttttcagtccacTGTGTAAATTGTGCGCTTTTaaacattgctttttttttttttttttttttagcaagtCATCAGCTCTTTCAGAGGAATTCAGGCTTTctctgaaataaagaaagatATTGAGGCCAACttcaaacagatgaaacagtgTCTGGTGGTGGAGGAAGGCTCCAGGCATGAACCTCAGCTGGCTGCTCAGTACATCAACTGGTGAGTTCAGATCCAAAGTTAAGCTGGCAGAGATGATGACTAACGCAGCAGCGGTCTGACATCAACCACATGCTGTTCTCTGTGTAGGATATTAGAAATAACTCAGAGCTTAACCTCAGTGGTGTTGTCACTGCCGGAGGAGCTGACGGACGACCTTCACCAGGCCGTGACCTTCGTatcacacttcctgtcctgacTCGCCCTGACAAATGCGTCTGTGTCTGCGCATCCCGACGCTCCAGGTCTCTCCAGGAGTCT is a window encoding:
- the LOC139339995 gene encoding uncharacterized protein isoform X1; the encoded protein is MAVSASEPLCQPSAYHEAFKVELQVKRPLMPVQLSPEQVGVEMLCLCGQLDLLIRAQMQQFQEQLGQGCSPEESDTFQAQGQCGRVFVMIWISFCMIFLSCFLKGSEILDQMLQCLEHLPKPMPQLEDYLDMVGLSAMFPRVEVFLIQGSPVDMLERPPMDEYFFHIARLNQLLVLSQQLEEDIRHLGSHKYIAHQLSVIYQVISSFRGIQAFSEIKKDIEANFKQMKQCLVVEEGSRHEPQLAAQYINWILEITQSLTSVVLSLPEELTDDLHQAVTFVSHFLS
- the LOC139339995 gene encoding uncharacterized protein isoform X2; amino-acid sequence: MAVSASEPLCQPSAYHEAFKVELQVKRPLMPVQLSPEQVGVEMLCLCGQLDLLIRAQMQQFQEQLGQGCSPEESDTFQAQGSEILDQMLQCLEHLPKPMPQLEDYLDMVGLSAMFPRVEVFLIQGSPVDMLERPPMDEYFFHIARLNQLLVLSQQLEEDIRHLGSHKYIAHQLSVIYQVISSFRGIQAFSEIKKDIEANFKQMKQCLVVEEGSRHEPQLAAQYINWILEITQSLTSVVLSLPEELTDDLHQAVTFVSHFLS